The genomic stretch GCAGCTGGGACATGGCTCGCGGCTCACTCAGGCGATGCGCGATGGCCCCCAGCGCCTCCACGAGTTCGGGGTCGAGCCCCGGATGCTTGGCGGCTTTGGCGGTCTCGCGCAGGGCGTAGGCCACCATCTCGTACTGGGCGGCCGTCAGCAATTCCACGACGAGCGTATCGAGCGCCTCGAATGCCTCGCGCCGGGCCTCCTCCGGAAGCCCCACGTCAATCAGGTCGAGTAGGCTGTCGAGCACGACGCGCCGTGGATCATCGGCATACGCGCGCTCGAGTTCAGCCTGCAGCGTGGCGATCTCCCGCTGATCGAGGAAGTAGAGCGCGCCGTCGAAATCCTCCATGCGGATGAACGACGAACTCGTCTGCTCCGCCTCCGCCGACTCGTCGTACACGTGCAGCGTCGGTCGTCCCTCGGTCTCCGATTCGCCGGGCGTCGTCCCGATGTCGCCACCGAAGCTGTCGAGAAAGCGGTACGTCAGGCACTGGTAGTCGGCGACCCACAGGAGCGTGACGAGGTCGTCGTCGTCCGTGTTGGCGGAGCGCGCCGCTTGCACGAGCCCGAGGAAGGACTCGAGCTCCCGTTCTTCAAACCCCGGTGCGAAGGTCAGGCCGCGAATGCCGTCCCGGTACAGGAGCCAGGGCAGCGCATCGGAGCCGCGCTCGGCATCCTGGTACACGACGGCGTTGCCGTAGCGAAACGCATTCTCGCGGACTTCGATCTCCACCGATTCGCCCTGCCGCCACAAGAGCGAGAAGGCCTGTCGCGCCTCGAGCAGCCGTTGGGCGCGCTGCGGATTGTTCGGCAGATACAGCTGCACGGCACTGAACGCCTTGGCGAGGGCGCGCAGGGCGTCCTCGACCACGGAAGGCGGTACGCTGGTGTCGTGCCGGAGAACGGTCATGAAGGGATCAGACGTCCGGGAGTTCGTGCTGACTGATGGTGCCGACATCCTTGTCACCGCGCCCACTGACGCAGAGGAGGACCGATTCGCCCTGGCTCCACCGCCCCGCGGCCTTCTCGATCCACGCCACGGCATGCGCCGTTTCGAGCGCCGGAATGATCCCCTCCAAACGACTGAGGAGCGCGACGCCGCGCAACGCCTCCGTGTCGGTCACCGCCTCATAGCGCGCCCGTCCGCTGTCGTGCAGCCAGGCGTGCTCGGGGCCCACGCCGGGGTAATCGAGGCCGGCGGAAATGGAGTGCGCCGGATGCACCTGACCGGCGGCGTCCTGCAGCAGGTAGCTGAGCGACCCGTGCAGCACGCCCGGCGTGCCCTTGGTGATCGACGCGCTGTGGCGATCGGTGTCGAGGCCATCACCCGCGGCTTCCACCCCCACCAGCTCCACGTCGGCATCGGCGACGAAGCCCGCAAAGATCCCCATCGCGTTCGACCCGCCGCCAACGCACGCCACCACCGTGCGCGGGAGCGCGCCCGTCTTCTCGAGCATCTGGGCCCGCGCTTCGCGGCCGATGACCGACTGGAACTCGCGCACCATGCGCGGATACGGCGCCGGGCCCACCACCGAGCCGATGATGTAGTGGCTCGTGTTCACGGTGGTCACCCAGTCGCGAATCGCTTCCGTCGTGGCATCCTTCAGCGTCCGCGTACCCGAGGTCACCGGCACCACGGTGGCGCCCATGAGGCGCATGCGGAACACATTCAGCGCCTGGCGCCGCATGTCTTCCTCGCCCATGTAGACGACGCACTCGAGCCCGAAGCGGGCGCAGAT from Gemmatimonadaceae bacterium encodes the following:
- a CDS encoding HEAT repeat domain-containing protein, producing the protein MTVLRHDTSVPPSVVEDALRALAKAFSAVQLYLPNNPQRAQRLLEARQAFSLLWRQGESVEIEVRENAFRYGNAVVYQDAERGSDALPWLLYRDGIRGLTFAPGFEERELESFLGLVQAARSANTDDDDLVTLLWVADYQCLTYRFLDSFGGDIGTTPGESETEGRPTLHVYDESAEAEQTSSSFIRMEDFDGALYFLDQREIATLQAELERAYADDPRRVVLDSLLDLIDVGLPEEARREAFEALDTLVVELLTAAQYEMVAYALRETAKAAKHPGLDPELVEALGAIAHRLSEPRAMSQLLLAIDDSARTPAMSLLEELFRELRPSALEPLVLWLGTAGASPARAAVERASLRLAGAHLAELARLLEHPETGVVKGALKIATQLATPATVPGLAKLLRNDDVRMRLDAVNALANVGSPGALQALERAIDDADREVRVAIYRTIAARKHAAVLPRLLAVLRAKETRATDLGEKMALFEAFGSLCGDAGVAELDAILNSKGLLGAKEPPEFRACAARALGLIGTPAAFASLQKASDTKEVVVRSAVLRAMRDGA
- the trpB gene encoding tryptophan synthase subunit beta, with the protein product MTMVAHEAAVISDRFGPFGGRYVPETLIPALDELEAAFETARHDAAFQAELAALLHEYVGRPTALTFAPRLTERVGTPVWMKREDLNHTGAHKINNTVGQALLAMRMGKRRIIAETGAGQHGVATATICARFGLECVVYMGEEDMRRQALNVFRMRLMGATVVPVTSGTRTLKDATTEAIRDWVTTVNTSHYIIGSVVGPAPYPRMVREFQSVIGREARAQMLEKTGALPRTVVACVGGGSNAMGIFAGFVADADVELVGVEAAGDGLDTDRHSASITKGTPGVLHGSLSYLLQDAAGQVHPAHSISAGLDYPGVGPEHAWLHDSGRARYEAVTDTEALRGVALLSRLEGIIPALETAHAVAWIEKAAGRWSQGESVLLCVSGRGDKDVGTISQHELPDV